Proteins from a genomic interval of Lactococcus protaetiae:
- the yfmF gene encoding EF-P 5-aminopentanol modification-associated protein YfmF: protein MAEYKIADGVKLHVINETKFKTVRIMVRFREKISEKNLGKRVIISNMLETTNAVYTTGKDFSRKLSSLFGATFTTGVSKKGNQHILSINMNVVNPKFVNFDTLGEAISFLKTALFEPDVTGNAFTPTIFKREQTNLIHYLESMNDDRAYYASRKLANLFFEDKEQALPSVGTVELIERETPEAVFDYYQKLLKNNATDIFVLGDVDEKRVVELFSDFGFTDRTAVSDVFYSQLLTEKVSVLTEKKETAQSLLQLGYHLEVNYGDVDYMALQVMNGLLGGFAHSKLFANVREKASLAYSISSTFDSFSGFFKISAGIDAANFDRAKQLIFDQLLALQKGDFTSHEMEQTKTMLRNTYFVSKDSPSNNIELEFVKALIPERFLTTDRFLSLLTEVSKVDIQRVASHLILQAEYFMEGLILQDMKDDE from the coding sequence TTGGCGGAATATAAAATAGCAGATGGAGTAAAGCTCCATGTGATAAATGAAACAAAGTTTAAAACAGTACGGATAATGGTCCGCTTTCGAGAAAAAATATCAGAAAAAAATTTGGGAAAACGTGTGATTATTTCCAATATGTTGGAAACAACGAATGCAGTATATACAACGGGAAAAGACTTTAGTCGCAAGCTTTCTTCATTGTTTGGCGCAACTTTTACTACAGGTGTGTCAAAAAAAGGAAATCAGCATATCCTTTCGATTAACATGAATGTTGTGAACCCTAAGTTTGTGAACTTTGATACGCTGGGAGAAGCAATCTCGTTTTTAAAGACAGCTCTTTTTGAACCAGATGTCACAGGAAATGCCTTTACTCCAACGATTTTCAAACGAGAACAGACCAATTTGATTCATTATTTGGAGTCTATGAATGATGACCGAGCGTATTATGCGAGTCGTAAGTTGGCAAATTTGTTTTTTGAGGATAAAGAGCAAGCATTGCCAAGTGTTGGAACGGTTGAACTGATTGAAAGAGAAACGCCAGAAGCAGTTTTTGATTATTATCAAAAATTGTTAAAAAATAATGCAACGGATATTTTTGTGTTGGGTGATGTAGATGAAAAACGCGTTGTTGAGCTGTTTTCAGATTTTGGTTTTACTGACAGAACGGCTGTCAGTGATGTTTTTTATTCACAGCTACTTACAGAAAAGGTGTCAGTGCTGACAGAAAAAAAAGAAACTGCACAATCTCTTTTACAATTAGGCTATCATTTGGAGGTGAATTATGGTGATGTGGATTATATGGCTTTGCAAGTGATGAATGGTCTACTTGGTGGTTTTGCACATTCAAAATTATTTGCTAATGTGCGTGAAAAGGCGAGTTTAGCTTATTCCATTTCTTCAACCTTTGACTCTTTTAGTGGTTTTTTCAAGATTTCTGCTGGGATTGATGCGGCAAATTTTGACCGAGCAAAACAGCTTATCTTTGACCAACTTTTGGCATTGCAAAAGGGAGATTTTACAAGTCATGAGATGGAGCAAACAAAAACAATGCTTCGTAATACTTATTTTGTAAGTAAGGATTCACCTTCTAATAATATCGAATTGGAGTTTGTGAAAGCTTTGATTCCAGAGCGTTTTTTGACTACTGACAGATTCTTGTCATTACTGACAGAAGTGTCAAAAGTTGATATTCAGCGAGTGGCTAGTCACTTGATATTACAGGCAGAATACTTTATGGAAGGATTAATTCTTCAGGATATGAAAGATGATGAGTAA
- a CDS encoding MerR family transcriptional regulator yields the protein MTTTYKISEISALTGLSISTLRYYEDLELLKPQRNTNNYRVFTDDDLRWIEFISRAKATGMALTKIVEYSKLREQGEHTIIQRISLLIEQEKILLTQKEEIENHIKFLQDKKHHYYDLLEKRNSEN from the coding sequence ATGACAACTACTTATAAAATTTCTGAAATTTCAGCGCTGACAGGTCTGTCTATATCAACATTACGTTATTACGAGGATCTTGAACTTCTCAAACCTCAAAGAAATACCAACAATTATCGCGTCTTCACAGATGATGATCTGCGTTGGATTGAATTTATCAGTCGTGCCAAGGCAACAGGAATGGCCCTTACCAAAATCGTCGAATACTCAAAACTTCGTGAGCAAGGTGAACATACCATTATTCAACGCATTTCCCTTCTCATCGAGCAGGAAAAGATACTTCTTACGCAAAAAGAAGAAATTGAAAATCATATTAAGTTCCTACAAGACAAAAAACATCATTATTATGATTTATTAGAAAAACGAAACTCGGAAAATTAA
- the hisS gene encoding histidine--tRNA ligase, with protein sequence MKLQKPKGTADILPAESAKWQYIEEIARAVFNDYNFKEIRTPMFESYELFSRATGETSDIVTKEMYDFEDKGGRHIALRPEGTAGAVRAYIENKLYAPEIIKPVKIWYEEPMFRYERPQSGRLRQFHQFGVECLGVKNPAIDVEIIAMADSFFRQLGLTGITLSLNSLGDMESRKTYRKALIDYLIPFETQLSEDSRRRLQENPLRVLDSKEPEDIDIVEKAPSILDYLNETSKNYFEEVKRILETLNINYTIDSNMVRGLDYYNDTIFEFIVNFEGKDLTVCGGGRYDGLVEYFDGPATPAFGFGLGIERLLLVVAKQEIEFIPEENLDVFIAVMGDKANLEATKLTESLREQAFKVERDFSNRKLGAQFKTAEKLGAELIITIGEDEVRTGNVKIKHNQTRKEVSTTLKEIYESFAPVFEEIYADIEN encoded by the coding sequence ATGAAACTTCAAAAACCCAAAGGAACAGCGGATATCCTTCCAGCTGAGTCTGCCAAATGGCAATATATTGAGGAAATCGCTCGCGCCGTATTTAATGACTATAATTTCAAAGAAATCCGTACACCAATGTTTGAAAGTTACGAACTTTTCAGTCGTGCCACAGGTGAAACGAGCGATATTGTTACAAAAGAGATGTATGACTTTGAAGATAAAGGCGGGCGCCACATTGCTCTTAGACCAGAAGGAACTGCTGGAGCAGTTCGTGCATATATTGAGAATAAACTCTATGCTCCTGAAATTATCAAGCCTGTCAAAATTTGGTATGAAGAACCAATGTTTCGATATGAACGCCCACAATCAGGACGTTTGCGACAATTTCATCAATTTGGTGTGGAATGTTTAGGAGTTAAAAATCCAGCTATTGATGTTGAAATCATTGCTATGGCAGATAGCTTTTTCCGTCAACTAGGTCTTACAGGCATCACTCTTTCACTCAATTCTCTTGGAGATATGGAAAGTAGAAAAACATATCGTAAAGCTCTGATTGACTATCTGATACCTTTTGAAACACAACTTTCAGAAGATAGCCGCCGTAGACTCCAAGAAAATCCTCTTCGTGTGTTGGATAGCAAAGAACCAGAAGATATTGACATTGTGGAAAAAGCACCATCAATTTTGGACTACCTCAACGAAACGTCAAAGAATTATTTTGAAGAAGTCAAGCGTATTCTCGAAACTTTAAATATCAATTATACTATTGACTCTAATATGGTTCGCGGTCTTGATTATTATAACGATACAATTTTTGAGTTTATTGTTAACTTTGAAGGTAAAGATTTGACCGTTTGTGGCGGAGGTCGTTACGATGGATTAGTTGAGTACTTTGATGGACCAGCTACACCAGCTTTTGGGTTTGGTCTGGGGATTGAGCGTTTACTTTTAGTTGTTGCAAAACAAGAAATTGAATTTATACCTGAGGAAAATCTTGATGTTTTTATCGCAGTAATGGGGGATAAAGCAAATCTTGAAGCAACTAAGCTAACTGAATCACTTCGTGAACAAGCTTTCAAAGTAGAACGTGATTTTTCGAATAGGAAACTTGGTGCTCAATTTAAAACAGCAGAAAAGCTGGGAGCAGAGCTCATTATTACTATCGGAGAAGATGAAGTTCGTACAGGTAATGTTAAAATCAAACATAATCAGACACGTAAAGAAGTATCAACGACGCTCAAAGAAATCTATGAATCATTTGCACCAGTATTTGAAGAAATCTATGCAGATATAGAGAACTAA
- the yfmH gene encoding EF-P 5-aminopentanol modification-associated protein YfmH encodes MKTKFYEKTGETLFSDVLSNGLTVYYLPKADYNRTYGLFTTNFGSLDTTFIPRGATEFQTFPEGIAHFLEHKLFEKEDGDVMYKFGALGAQTNAFTSFSRTSYLFSTRENSYECTQLLLDFVQKPYFTKENVHKEQGIIQQEIQMYQDDSDFRLFAGLLAKMYPESPLAADIAGTPATINAITSEDLYQNYETFYHPSNMNLFLTGPFDINKMADFVKNNQENKMFVKIEEIKRQPFQAENPHSFDQIELEVAMPKFALGLRGEDELPKSSKELLIYKLSNQIFLDLLFGRTSERYEKLYNVGLIDDSFGFSFDLEKQFHFSILTADTENPEKLSQALQEALKSYKIDKDFSVEHLDLLKREMLGDYFSSLNSLEYIANQFASEIYDDLNFFDLPEILEKITLDVIEKHAEKFINEMKLVEFTILPK; translated from the coding sequence TTGAAAACTAAATTTTACGAAAAAACGGGTGAAACCTTGTTTAGTGATGTCTTGTCAAATGGTTTGACGGTATATTATCTTCCTAAAGCTGATTATAACAGGACCTATGGCCTGTTTACAACCAATTTTGGTTCACTTGATACGACTTTTATTCCTAGAGGAGCGACTGAATTTCAAACTTTTCCAGAGGGAATTGCTCATTTTTTGGAACACAAACTTTTTGAAAAAGAAGACGGAGATGTCATGTATAAGTTTGGTGCATTGGGAGCTCAAACTAATGCATTTACCAGCTTTTCCAGAACTTCGTATCTTTTTTCTACCAGAGAAAATAGTTACGAATGCACACAGCTTTTACTAGATTTTGTGCAAAAACCATATTTCACAAAAGAAAATGTTCACAAAGAACAAGGAATTATCCAGCAGGAAATCCAAATGTATCAAGATGATTCTGATTTTAGACTTTTTGCAGGATTGCTTGCTAAAATGTATCCAGAATCACCACTTGCAGCAGATATTGCGGGTACACCTGCAACAATCAATGCCATAACATCAGAAGATTTATATCAAAATTATGAAACTTTTTATCATCCTTCAAATATGAACTTGTTTTTGACAGGTCCATTTGATATTAACAAGATGGCTGATTTTGTGAAAAATAATCAAGAAAACAAAATGTTTGTGAAAATCGAAGAAATCAAACGGCAACCATTTCAAGCAGAAAACCCTCACTCTTTTGACCAAATTGAGCTAGAAGTGGCGATGCCCAAATTTGCATTAGGACTTCGAGGAGAAGATGAGCTTCCTAAGTCTTCAAAGGAATTATTAATTTATAAATTATCCAATCAGATTTTCCTTGATTTACTTTTTGGACGGACAAGTGAACGTTACGAAAAGCTCTATAATGTAGGGTTAATCGATGATTCATTTGGTTTTAGCTTTGATTTAGAGAAGCAATTTCATTTCTCAATTTTGACGGCTGATACAGAAAATCCAGAAAAATTAAGTCAAGCTTTGCAAGAAGCGCTAAAAAGTTATAAAATAGATAAAGATTTTAGTGTAGAGCATCTCGATTTGCTAAAACGTGAAATGCTTGGTGATTATTTTAGTTCTTTGAACTCTTTGGAATACATTGCTAATCAATTTGCATCCGAGATTTATGATGATTTGAACTTTTTTGATCTTCCTGAAATCCTAGAAAAGATAACACTTGATGTTATTGAAAAACATGCAGAAAAATTTATTAATGAAATGAAACTGGTAGAATTCACGATTTTGCCAAAATGA
- the yaaA gene encoding S4 domain-containing protein YaaA codes for MQKYTLFEEYITLGKVLKELGLIATGGQAKLFLAEHEGQIFYNGEAENRRGKKLRDGDTLEFPSFNLSVTFEKATDEAIKEHEADKIEEARVKALVKKLNIENKSQKPKKKQAPRFPGRK; via the coding sequence ATGCAAAAATATACACTATTTGAAGAATATATCACTCTAGGAAAAGTCTTAAAAGAACTCGGACTAATTGCAACAGGTGGACAAGCTAAACTTTTTCTGGCTGAACACGAAGGGCAAATTTTTTACAATGGCGAAGCCGAAAACCGCCGTGGGAAAAAATTACGTGACGGTGATACCCTAGAATTTCCTAGCTTCAATCTTTCTGTTACATTTGAAAAAGCCACTGACGAAGCGATAAAAGAGCATGAAGCTGACAAAATAGAGGAAGCGCGTGTTAAAGCCTTAGTCAAAAAACTCAACATTGAAAACAAAAGTCAAAAACCAAAGAAAAAACAAGCACCACGTTTCCCAGGAAGAAAATGA
- a CDS encoding YitT family protein, translated as MQTIIKVLKSIGLEKLVNKFSAAVVYGVFSSFALNFFYQPGHVYASGATGVAQVVSELVTRLVGHDILPISVTLFLVNVPLIMLAWRGIGKQFTVYTLITVFMSSVFIHFIPVTSLTNDPVINAVFGGAIMGFGVGNAMKAGISSGGTDIVSLYVRKKTGRTVGTLSFIVNGIVVFVAGILFGWEYMLYSIIAIFVSSRVQDAIFTRQKRLQVMIVTQNPDLLMHKLFERFNHGVTILNNTEGGYTHEKRTVLLTVITMYEYQDFKSIIGRYDPKAFVSISENVRVLGNFTEVSD; from the coding sequence TTGCAAACAATAATTAAAGTCTTAAAGTCAATTGGACTGGAAAAATTAGTCAATAAGTTTTCTGCGGCAGTAGTGTATGGAGTATTTTCTTCATTCGCATTAAACTTTTTCTACCAGCCTGGACATGTCTATGCTTCTGGTGCCACAGGGGTGGCTCAGGTTGTATCTGAGTTAGTTACTCGATTGGTTGGACATGATATTCTACCTATTTCTGTAACGCTCTTTCTTGTAAATGTACCGTTAATTATGCTCGCATGGCGAGGAATTGGGAAACAATTTACTGTTTATACTTTGATTACAGTTTTTATGAGCTCTGTGTTTATCCATTTTATACCAGTGACCTCGTTAACAAATGACCCAGTCATCAATGCTGTTTTTGGTGGTGCTATCATGGGATTTGGAGTAGGGAATGCGATGAAAGCTGGTATTTCAAGCGGAGGAACGGATATCGTTAGTCTTTATGTTCGAAAAAAAACAGGGCGTACGGTAGGAACTTTGTCTTTTATCGTTAATGGTATTGTTGTCTTTGTGGCGGGTATCTTGTTTGGTTGGGAATATATGCTTTATTCTATCATTGCTATATTTGTCAGTTCGCGTGTCCAAGATGCGATTTTTACACGACAAAAACGATTGCAAGTGATGATAGTTACGCAGAATCCTGATTTGCTCATGCATAAGCTCTTTGAGCGCTTCAATCATGGTGTGACGATTTTGAATAATACTGAGGGAGGGTATACCCATGAAAAACGGACAGTATTATTAACTGTGATTACGATGTATGAATATCAAGATTTCAAATCTATCATTGGAAGGTATGATCCAAAGGCTTTTGTTTCAATCTCGGAAAATGTTCGGGTATTAGGAAACTTTACTGAGGTCAGTGATTAA
- the aspS gene encoding aspartate--tRNA ligase, whose translation MKRTNYAGNITEEYLNQEVTVKGWVAKRRNLGGLIFIDLRDREGIVQIVINPETAHPEVAQAADKVRNEFVLEVTGKVVERASKNEKIKTGGIEIEATTIEILSASKTTPFEIKDGVEVLDDTRLKYRYLDLRRPEMLANITMRHATTRAIRSYLDGEGFIDVETPFLNKSTPEGARDYLVPSRVNKGEFYALPQSPQLMKQLLMTAGLDRYYQIVKCFRDEDLRGDRQPEFTQVDLETSFLSEEEIQELTEGLIAKVMKEVKEVDVTLPFPRMKYDDAMNFYGSDKPDTRFELLLQDLTELAHTVDFKVFAEAQAVKAIVVKNAADKYSRKAIDKLTEQAKQNGAKGLAWVKFENDELAGSVAKFLADKTAEFQTELQLENNDLVLFVADTLEVANAALGALRLTVGKQQGLIDFRKFNFLWVIDWPMFEWSEEEERYMSAHHPFTLPTKETQTFLSADGHSKDSELSKVRAHAYDIVLNGYELGGGSLRINTRELQEEMLKALGFNLADANEQFGFLLEALDYGFPPHGGLALGLDRFVMLLAGKDNIREVIAFPKNNKATDPMTQAPSVVAEKQLEELSIKLANNN comes from the coding sequence ATGAAACGTACGAATTACGCAGGAAATATCACAGAAGAATATTTGAATCAAGAAGTTACCGTTAAAGGGTGGGTAGCAAAACGCCGTAATCTTGGAGGTCTGATTTTCATTGATTTACGCGACCGCGAAGGAATCGTCCAAATTGTAATTAATCCAGAAACAGCACATCCTGAAGTTGCACAAGCTGCGGACAAAGTACGGAATGAATTCGTTCTTGAGGTTACAGGTAAAGTCGTTGAACGCGCTAGTAAAAATGAGAAAATCAAAACAGGAGGGATTGAGATTGAAGCAACAACAATTGAAATCCTTTCAGCGTCAAAAACAACACCTTTTGAAATCAAAGATGGTGTTGAAGTTCTTGATGATACACGCTTGAAATACCGTTATCTCGATTTACGTCGTCCAGAAATGTTGGCAAATATCACAATGCGCCATGCAACAACACGAGCAATTCGCTCTTACCTTGATGGCGAAGGGTTTATTGATGTTGAAACACCTTTCCTTAATAAATCTACACCAGAAGGGGCACGTGACTATTTAGTGCCAAGTCGTGTGAATAAGGGAGAATTTTACGCGCTACCACAATCTCCACAACTCATGAAACAATTGCTTATGACAGCTGGACTTGACCGCTACTATCAAATTGTCAAATGTTTTCGTGATGAAGATTTGCGTGGCGATCGTCAACCAGAATTTACTCAGGTCGATTTAGAAACATCATTTTTATCAGAGGAAGAAATCCAAGAACTTACGGAAGGATTGATTGCCAAAGTCATGAAAGAAGTGAAAGAGGTTGATGTAACGTTACCTTTTCCACGAATGAAATATGATGATGCCATGAACTTCTATGGTTCAGATAAACCAGATACACGTTTTGAACTTTTACTTCAAGACTTGACTGAACTTGCACACACTGTAGATTTCAAAGTTTTCGCTGAAGCACAAGCAGTCAAAGCGATTGTTGTAAAAAATGCAGCAGATAAATATTCACGTAAAGCGATTGATAAGCTTACAGAGCAAGCAAAGCAAAATGGTGCAAAAGGTCTAGCTTGGGTTAAATTTGAAAATGATGAATTAGCAGGTTCTGTTGCGAAATTTCTAGCCGATAAGACAGCAGAATTTCAAACGGAACTCCAACTTGAAAATAATGATCTGGTTCTCTTTGTGGCTGATACACTTGAAGTTGCAAATGCAGCATTGGGAGCGCTTCGACTTACTGTTGGAAAGCAACAAGGCTTGATAGATTTCCGAAAATTTAACTTCTTGTGGGTTATTGATTGGCCGATGTTTGAATGGTCAGAAGAGGAAGAACGCTATATGTCTGCTCATCATCCATTTACATTACCAACCAAAGAAACACAAACATTTTTATCAGCTGATGGTCACAGCAAAGACTCAGAGCTAAGCAAAGTACGGGCTCATGCTTATGACATTGTACTTAATGGCTATGAGCTTGGTGGTGGCTCATTGCGTATTAATACGCGCGAGCTTCAAGAAGAAATGCTCAAAGCGCTTGGTTTTAATTTAGCAGATGCAAATGAACAATTTGGTTTCTTACTTGAAGCATTAGACTATGGATTCCCTCCACATGGTGGTTTAGCGCTTGGTCTTGACCGTTTTGTCATGCTATTAGCTGGTAAAGACAATATTCGTGAGGTCATTGCCTTCCCTAAAAATAATAAAGCAACCGATCCGATGACGCAAGCACCAAGTGTGGTTGCAGAAAAACAACTGGAAGAATTGAGTATTAAACTTGCAAACAATAATTAA
- the recF gene encoding DNA replication/repair protein RecF (All proteins in this family for which functions are known are DNA-binding proteins that assist the filamentation of RecA onto DNA for the initiation of recombination or recombinational repair.), translating to MKLTNIQLKNFRNYDDLQLTFHPNLNIFLGQNAQGKTNILEAIHFLALTRSHRTSHDKELIRWNKDEMRVAGLVEKSHTKVPLEVQLTTKGRIAKVNHLKENRIADYIGQLNLIMFAPENLELVKGAPNIRRRFMDIELGQIRPIYLYDSMRYNRALKERNAYLKFDKSKIDKNFLAVLDEQLLEHGNKIMIERKQFIQKLENHAKKIHKQLTHNLEELKISYVQNVKENFASELLARQDHDIFRHQTSIGPHRDDLQFFINEINVADFGSQGQQRTVALSIKLAEIDLIFEETGEYPILLLDDVMSELDNHRQLDLIATALNKTQTFITTTTLDHLKNLPDGLSIFNVEKGEIKKAD from the coding sequence ATGAAACTTACCAACATTCAACTCAAAAATTTCAGAAATTACGATGACCTTCAACTTACTTTCCATCCTAATTTAAACATTTTCCTCGGTCAAAACGCTCAAGGAAAGACCAATATCCTTGAAGCTATACACTTTCTCGCGCTTACACGTAGTCACAGAACTAGCCACGATAAAGAACTCATTCGTTGGAACAAAGATGAAATGAGAGTCGCTGGTTTAGTTGAAAAATCACATACTAAAGTCCCTCTTGAGGTCCAACTTACCACAAAAGGGCGGATTGCAAAAGTCAACCATCTCAAAGAAAATCGAATTGCCGACTATATTGGTCAACTCAACCTCATTATGTTTGCTCCCGAAAACCTCGAACTCGTCAAAGGAGCGCCGAACATCCGTCGCAGATTTATGGATATTGAACTCGGTCAAATACGTCCCATTTACCTTTATGACAGTATGCGCTATAATCGTGCCTTAAAAGAGCGAAATGCGTACCTAAAATTTGATAAATCCAAGATTGACAAGAATTTTCTTGCTGTTCTTGATGAACAACTGCTTGAGCATGGCAACAAAATCATGATTGAACGTAAACAGTTTATCCAGAAACTCGAAAATCATGCAAAAAAAATTCACAAGCAGCTCACTCACAATCTCGAAGAATTAAAAATATCTTATGTTCAAAATGTCAAGGAAAACTTTGCTTCAGAGCTTCTTGCCAGACAAGACCACGATATTTTTCGTCACCAGACAAGCATCGGTCCTCACCGCGATGACCTCCAATTCTTTATCAATGAGATTAATGTCGCCGATTTTGGTAGTCAGGGTCAACAACGAACAGTTGCCCTTTCAATTAAGCTCGCTGAGATCGATTTAATTTTTGAAGAAACTGGCGAATATCCAATTTTGCTCCTAGATGATGTCATGAGTGAGCTAGATAATCACCGTCAGCTTGACCTCATCGCGACAGCACTCAATAAAACCCAAACCTTTATCACCACCACAACACTTGACCACCTCAAAAATTTACCTGATGGTCTGAGTATCTTTAATGTTGAAAAAGGTGAAATCAAAAAAGCAGATTAA
- a CDS encoding helix-turn-helix domain-containing protein, with protein MVAIKTIGQVLKEKRTALGLGLSEAEQLTQVQKLYIVALETDDYKALPGEFYIKAYLKQYAERLGLNADRIIQAYDEGKGITVEDKEDIQETYHFVKPSDRVDPEEEEPKTWQHYVPIISLSSAAVLILVAVVVAVIMNRPETPTLITNDYSTSKSESVQKSTVASTSKTSESSVPNIRVPDTKIAVTGSGSAITANISNIEDPVKVEFSVADGSNIWVGMSNSDLTAAGKTLSSTMKTLSSVLTTGVTSSVISVGTVNGLTITINGQKLDLSLLSTTGPATITLQIDRTSTTTTNATGQ; from the coding sequence ATGGTGGCAATCAAAACTATTGGACAAGTCCTAAAAGAAAAGCGAACAGCGCTAGGGCTTGGTCTTTCCGAAGCAGAACAATTAACTCAAGTACAAAAATTATATATCGTCGCATTAGAAACAGACGACTATAAGGCTTTGCCCGGGGAATTTTATATCAAAGCCTATCTCAAACAATACGCTGAAAGGCTTGGCTTAAATGCAGATCGAATTATCCAAGCTTACGATGAAGGAAAAGGTATCACAGTTGAAGATAAAGAAGATATTCAGGAAACCTATCATTTTGTGAAGCCAAGCGATAGGGTTGATCCTGAAGAAGAGGAGCCGAAGACGTGGCAGCATTATGTTCCTATTATCTCCTTATCCTCAGCAGCTGTGCTGATTTTAGTTGCTGTGGTTGTCGCAGTAATCATGAATCGTCCAGAAACACCAACTCTAATTACTAATGATTATTCAACATCAAAGAGTGAATCAGTCCAAAAATCTACTGTAGCAAGTACGAGCAAAACATCTGAAAGTTCAGTACCAAACATAAGGGTTCCTGATACAAAGATAGCGGTAACAGGTTCTGGCTCAGCGATTACAGCAAATATTTCCAATATTGAAGACCCAGTGAAAGTGGAGTTTTCCGTTGCTGATGGCAGTAATATATGGGTTGGAATGAGTAATTCTGACCTGACAGCAGCAGGTAAAACTCTCTCAAGTACAATGAAAACACTTTCGTCAGTGCTGACAACAGGAGTGACGAGTTCAGTGATTTCAGTTGGAACAGTAAATGGATTGACCATCACAATCAATGGTCAAAAATTAGATTTGTCACTACTTTCTACCACTGGTCCAGCAACAATTACATTACAAATTGACCGTACAAGTACAACGACAACAAATGCAACTGGTCAGTAA
- a CDS encoding carboxymuconolactone decarboxylase family protein, whose translation MNKKEIGLKNLAEIDGAAAEGVFEALKDIAPDLNDMMLEFAFGTIYDRKCLDFKQREMITITSLLTQGGCENQLRVHIQASLNVGLTKEEIVETFIHCAPYVGFPRVLNAIFVAKEVFEKAD comes from the coding sequence ATGAACAAAAAAGAAATTGGCTTGAAAAATCTTGCTGAGATTGATGGAGCAGCTGCGGAGGGTGTATTTGAAGCCCTCAAAGATATTGCACCAGACTTGAATGATATGATGTTGGAATTTGCTTTTGGGACGATTTATGACAGAAAGTGCTTGGATTTCAAACAGCGTGAAATGATTACGATTACGAGCCTTTTGACACAAGGTGGTTGTGAAAATCAGTTGCGCGTGCATATTCAAGCTTCGCTAAATGTTGGACTGACGAAAGAGGAAATTGTGGAAACTTTTATTCATTGTGCACCTTATGTCGGATTTCCTAGAGTGCTTAATGCTATTTTTGTGGCGAAAGAAGTATTTGAAAAAGCAGATTAA